Sequence from the Gemmatimonadaceae bacterium genome:
ATCGCCGGCACGAACCCCCTTCCAGTGCGGATTTTGTTACGAAGAATCACGTGGCCGTGCAGCACAACCGACAACCCGTCGGCGGGTGTGCCATTCTGGTAGATCTGGAAGCCAGAAGGCCATGTTGTGCGGGCTCCGTAGGCGGCCAGGATGGTCGCATTCTCGGGGCTCAGCTTCGAGCGCTTGGCGGAAGGCTTTGATTTTTTCATGACGTGCCGTTGCAACCCTGACACGGGAACATGTCGCAATGTCCGGGCCGCAAATTCCAGCGGCTAATTCGGATTTGCAGATCGGCATTTACTCGACGATTTCGTCGATCGCCTTGAGAATGGCGTTACAAAGCAGACGCTCTCTGTCCGCACCTGCCGGAATGGCCCTCGCCAGAGCAGAAAACGTTCGTGTCATTTCCTCTTCCACGAATTGCTCCGTCTCGATCACTCCCAGAGATTCCAGATTCTGTATCGCGAGTTGTCGCAGCAGCACAAGCGTTTCTGGCTGAAGGCCGATGAGTGAACCTCCGGGGGACGCGCGTTCCGTGTCAATGTTGTCGCGTTTGCGTTGCGGTGGCGTGAGCATCGAGCTCAGCGGCGCCATTTTCACCACGATCGACCCCGGCGAATGCTCTCTCCAGCTTTCCACCACGCCACGGCGCCTGAGCGATGGAAGCATGTTCAGAATCTCCTGGCGAACGACCCCGATCCCGCCGATACTCTGATTGCCGCGGCCGGTGATCACCAGCACCTCCTGGGCTTTCGTCACCTGGCGCGCTCTCAGCCAGACGTCCGTGCGTGCGCGCGCTTCCGCCGCCGATGGCAGCAACTCGCGAAGATTGAGCGTTCGTTCCGTACCGAACGCCGCTTCGTCGAGTGCGTGCCATAACGAAGTCAGTTGCGGCTTGCCCCGATGGACCATTTCGATATCAGCCGAGGATCTTCTCGAGCATCTCCAGCCCACGCTCGAGATCGGCCCGCTCCATAATCAACGGCGGAAGCAGCCGAAGAGTGTGATCGCCCGCCGTGATGATTAGAAGTCCTGCATCCCATCCGCGCTGGACGATTTCCGCGGCCGGATCCACGACGTCGATGCCCCACATGTAGCCCATGCCGCGCACCGCGCGCACCCGCCCACTGCGTCGCGCGATCACCGACAATCTCTCTCCCAGCCACTCGCCATTCCGGGTCACCGATGCCAGCAGCGCAGGTTCAGCGAGCCGCCGTATTACGTAGTCGGCGACAGCGGCCACCATCGGACCGCCACCGAACGTCGTACCGTGATCACCAGGCTTTATCGTCTCGCCTATCTCGCCAGTGATGAGGACCGCTCCCATCGGAAGTCCTCCGGCGAGCGGCTTCGCCAGGGTGACCATGTCAGGTACCACGCCGACACGCTCGTACGCCATGAAGGTGCCGAGACGTCCCAGTCCGCACTGAATCTCGTCGAAGATGAGCGCGATGCCGCGCTCCGACGTCAGCTTGCGGATATGGCGGAGCAGCTCGGTCTCGATTACACGCACCCCTCCTTCCCCCTGCACGGGCTCGACGATTACCGCGGCAACAGAATCGCCGTCGAGCGCTGCGTCAAGCTCTACCGGGTCGCGCTCACAGATGCTTATCCCGCCCGCGAGCGGGCGGAACGGCGCGCGGTAGGAAGGCCTGTCCGTCGCGGCAAGCGAAGCGAACAGCCTGCCGTGAAATCCTCCTCGAAGCGCGACGATGCCGGTCTTACCATCAGTGCCAACAGTCCTTCCCCACCGGCGCGCGAATTTGAACGCGCCCTCATTCGCCTCAGCGCCCGAGTTGCAGAAGAATACGTTCGACGCGAACGAGTTCTCCACCAGGAAATGAGCGAGGCGCTCGCCGGGCTCTGTTCTGTAGAGATTGGAGACATGGATCAATCCGCTCTCCATGACATCCTCGATCACCTGACGCATTCCCGCGTCGCCATAGCCGAGTGCGTTCACGGCGATTCCACTGGAGAAGTCGAGATACAATTTTTCGTCCTCGTCGAACAGCTCGACACCCGATCCGCGAATGAAACGCATCGGGGCCCGCTTGTACGTTCCGAGAATGTCAGGAGAAGAAACGCCGGGCGTCCCTCCACGCTTCTCCGCGCCCTTCGTCATCGTGTCCGTCATGCGGTGCCCGTTGTTGGAGACAACAGCGTTCCTGCATCCTTTTCGGAAAGTCCTTTCAGTCCGGCGATTCTCACGCTGCTGGCTCCCGCCGCGAGAGCGGCAAAGCCCGCCTCCAGCTTGGCGAGCATCCCCCGGTTCACCGTGCCCGTCGCCACCAGCGACTCCATCCGCGCTGGATCGAGCGACGGCAGCACGTTCCGGTGCTCGTCCATCACTCCCGGAACATCGGCCACAAGCCAGAGCTCCGCGCCCATCGCCGCTGCCAGTGCCCCCGCGGCATCGTCACCATTCACGTTCAGCGCTTCACCATCGCGTGATGTCGCGTCCCGCGCGACCGGCGAGATCACGGGTAGAAACCGGCTCGCGAGCAGCGTCTCGATCAACTCCACCCGTACGGTGGTCGGCTTGCCCGATCTTCCGAACTTTTCGACATCGATCGGTTCTGCAGCGAGAAGCCCGCCATCTTCGCCGGACACTCCGACCGCCGGCACTCCCGCGGCGCCAAGCGCCGACACCAATCGCTTGTTGGCGCTGCCCGACAGCACCATTCTCACAAGCTCCATATCATCCGCAGTGGTAATCCGCCGGCCATTCACGAACGATGGCTCACGCCCGAGCTGTTTCTGCAGCGATGAGATCTCGTCACCGCCGCCGTGCACGATGCAGAACGATCCTGGCCGGGTGCTCCACATTCGCTGCAGCACGGTCACGAGCTCCGGACTCGATTGCACCCGGCTTCCCAGCTTGATCACCGAGATCACGCCGGGAGCCCGGCAGTCTCTTCGAGACCAAGCATCAGATTCGCGTTCTGAACCGCTTGCCCCGCCGCTCCCTTCATGAGATTGTCGATTGCCGAAGTGATGATGAGAGTGGGGCTGCTGGTATTCGCCGCCTTTGCTGCGGAGATGCGCACGACGTTCCGCCGCACCACCTCCCGGAGGGACGGCGTCGCTTCGCTTACTTCGATGAAGGGCTCTCCAGCGTAGGCATCCAACCACAGGCCGAGAGGCGGGTCGATCTCGTGGGCGAGCCGCACCACGATCGTCGCCAGGATTCCCCGCGCTACGGGAAGGAGATGCGGCGTGAAGATGAGGTCGTTGATCGCACCCCGGCCCCGAAGCACCGAGGTCATCTCCGCAAGATGCCGATGGTTGTTGCTGACTTCATACGCTCTGAAGTCCTCGCTCACCTCCGCGAACAGCAGGTCCCGCCTCGGAGTGAATCCGGCACCGGTAACACCGCTTGCCGCGGATACGGCGATCGTGGAGCCCTGCTCGAGCAGGCCGGCGGAGGCGAGCGGCGCGAGAGCGAGGAGTATCGCGGTAGGATAGCAGCCAGGATTGGCGATGACATTCGCTCCACGCACGTCAGCGCGCGCGAGCTCCGTCAATCCATACGGCACCGGCGCTCCTTCGA
This genomic interval carries:
- a CDS encoding Smr/MutS family protein — encoded protein: MVHRGKPQLTSLWHALDEAAFGTERTLNLRELLPSAAEARARTDVWLRARQVTKAQEVLVITGRGNQSIGGIGVVRQEILNMLPSLRRRGVVESWREHSPGSIVVKMAPLSSMLTPPQRKRDNIDTERASPGGSLIGLQPETLVLLRQLAIQNLESLGVIETEQFVEEEMTRTFSALARAIPAGADRERLLCNAILKAIDEIVE
- a CDS encoding acetylornithine transaminase, whose product is MTDTMTKGAEKRGGTPGVSSPDILGTYKRAPMRFIRGSGVELFDEDEKLYLDFSSGIAVNALGYGDAGMRQVIEDVMESGLIHVSNLYRTEPGERLAHFLVENSFASNVFFCNSGAEANEGAFKFARRWGRTVGTDGKTGIVALRGGFHGRLFASLAATDRPSYRAPFRPLAGGISICERDPVELDAALDGDSVAAVIVEPVQGEGGVRVIETELLRHIRKLTSERGIALIFDEIQCGLGRLGTFMAYERVGVVPDMVTLAKPLAGGLPMGAVLITGEIGETIKPGDHGTTFGGGPMVAAVADYVIRRLAEPALLASVTRNGEWLGERLSVIARRSGRVRAVRGMGYMWGIDVVDPAAEIVQRGWDAGLLIITAGDHTLRLLPPLIMERADLERGLEMLEKILG
- the argB gene encoding acetylglutamate kinase, which encodes MIKLGSRVQSSPELVTVLQRMWSTRPGSFCIVHGGGDEISSLQKQLGREPSFVNGRRITTADDMELVRMVLSGSANKRLVSALGAAGVPAVGVSGEDGGLLAAEPIDVEKFGRSGKPTTVRVELIETLLASRFLPVISPVARDATSRDGEALNVNGDDAAGALAAAMGAELWLVADVPGVMDEHRNVLPSLDPARMESLVATGTVNRGMLAKLEAGFAALAAGASSVRIAGLKGLSEKDAGTLLSPTTGTA
- the argC gene encoding N-acetyl-gamma-glutamyl-phosphate reductase, with product MHKLSVGVLGASGYTGRELCLLIAQHPHLELRFATAHGQRGRSVRVGGREITFIATEDAPLGDAELIFSSLPHGTSLEWVKRARASGSKVVDLSSDLRPGSDGSIEGAPVPYGLTELARADVRGANVIANPGCYPTAILLALAPLASAGLLEQGSTIAVSAASGVTGAGFTPRRDLLFAEVSEDFRAYEVSNNHRHLAEMTSVLRGRGAINDLIFTPHLLPVARGILATIVVRLAHEIDPPLGLWLDAYAGEPFIEVSEATPSLREVVRRNVVRISAAKAANTSSPTLIITSAIDNLMKGAAGQAVQNANLMLGLEETAGLPA